In Haloarcula rubripromontorii, the sequence ACCTGTGGCCGGCTACTGCAGGTATGCTGCGGCAGTCCGTCGAGGACGCGTTCACCCTGCTTGCTGTCCTCGTCGTCCTCTCTCTCGTTATCGGACAACTCCTCGGACAGCCGATCTTGCTTGGGTACGTGACATCCGGAAGTATGTCGCCGACGCTGAATACGGGTGACGCGTTTGTCGCCGTTCCTGCCCCCGTCGCTGGCGAAGTTGAGCCGGGGGACGTCATTGTGTTCGAAGCGGTTGAGCTACAGGGCGGCGGACTGACCACACACCGGGTTGTCGCAGAGACCGAAGAGGGGTACATCACGAAAGGAGACAACAACCCGTTCAGAGACCAGAGCGGCGGCGAACCGGTCGTCACTGACGACCGCGTCGTCGCGACAGCACTGCAGGTCAACGGACAGGTCGTCCGCCTCCCCGGCCTCGGGACCGCAATCAGCTCTGCTCGAACGGCGGCTGAAAGTGGATTGGTATTGGTTGGCGGCGCAAGCAACAGCGACCTGACGAGCGGGCAGGGGCTCAGTGGTCTGTTCATCTCTGTCGGCCTCGGGCTGTTTCTACTCGTCTTCGTCGACAGCGTCCGGGCCAGTGAGGAACGAACCAGAGACCGGACCCGGTCGCGCGATGGGGACGCGATCAACGGCTGGACGATCATACTCGCACTGGCAGTGTTGATTCTCGTTCCGGCAAACGCCGCGATGATCGCTCCGAGCGGCACACACAGCGTCACCATCGATAGTACGAGCGAAGATGTCACACCGGGCGAACCTGTCGAGAGCGAATTCACTGCCGAAAACGGCGGGCTGGTGACGATGCTCATCGTCCTCGAATCCGCAGACCCGGACGCGGCGATGGACCGTAACCGGCTTGTTGTCCAGCGCGGTGGGTCCGCAACGGCAACGCTGTCGGTGACCGCCCCACCGCCCGGCGAACAGGCGACCGTGACCGTCGAAGAGCATCGGTACTTTCTGTTAGCACCGCCGGGCGTCATCGCGGGACTGCACCGAATTCACCCGCTGGTGGCCATCGGAGCGTTCAATTTCCTAGTTCTGGGCAGCCTTGCAGCAGCAGTCGGGGCGACCTTCGGGTTCGGAACGGCGCGCAAGCGAAGCCGGAACCGATCGGTCCCACTGAAGCGGCAGATACGTCGCCTGCTCGGGCGTGAGTGATGGCGAGTTTAGCCGGTGATATTGCCGCCACCACCGCCTGCACCTGCTGTGCTTGAACTGTAGAGATTGCTCACCTGGTCGGCAGTGAGTGCGGCGTCGTATATTTTGGGTTCGTCCATGCCACCGTTGAATCCATAGATAGCGTTCCCGCCAGGATTGAGTCCTGAGCCGAGTCGAAGCGGTTGCGTGGACGCCTGCGCGTCGGGGAGTGAAAACGTCGGCCCCTTCTGAGTCCCATTGACGTACACCTTGTCCTGTGAACCGTGGGTCCAGACAACGTGTACCCACTGGTTCTCCGTCAGTGAGACACCCGTGAGCTTGTATTCGTCGGTGGTCTCGATGAGCAGTTCCCTGTCATCAGAGCCCTGCCAACCGCCACCGAACCCGAATTGGTAGCTATCGTCGCCACGGGAGTTCCATTTGCTGAACAGTCGTGTGAGGCCGCCCTGGGTTCGGGGGAATACCCAGGCAGAGAGCGAGAAGTCGTCGGTCAGGTCGAGCGTCTCGTCGTCGGGAACGGTAACAACATCGTCGCCATCGAAGTTCAGCACTTCGCCGCGGCCCTGCTGTGATGTCGCTACGTCGGGTTCAAAAAAGAGGTCCGAGCCTCCGCCAGGACGAAACTCACGCTCACCGTCGTTGCCAGCAGCCCATGCATCCGGAATATCTGTGCTGCTAACGTCCTCAAAGTGCCACCATGACACTCGTGGGTCGCGGCACTCGACTGAGAGCGGCCGGCTCAACTCGACACGCTTGTCGGGACCGGTCGCAGTGATGTCAAGAGCGGCAGTGGTCGTCCCTTCTGAATCACAGGAAAGCGTCGCTGTGACATCGCCGCTCTCGCCCGGCAGAAGCCTGTTCGGTGTCTGGATAGCCTCGAACGGGGGAGCGGAACCTGAACTGACGCTAATACTCGTGAGTTGCTGGTCGAAATTGTTGGTGAGCGTTGCCAGTGTCACCTGCTGGCCGTCCACACCACTGACCGAGCCGATGTCGACGCCAAGCAGCGCATCACTGTCACTGGCCGTCCCCAGGTTACTGGACCGCTTTGCGTCAATTGTAGTGACACCTGCTGTGTCGGCAGCAAGCAGGCCTGCACCGCTGGCGATGAACGCGAGTGCGCTGCGCCGGGTCCACTTTTTGCTCATTCCAGCAGCTCCGGTGGCTTATCGGCTGCCCCGAGTTGGAGCCGGCGAGTCTCCTTGACGTGGTACGCCGCAGAGACCAGGAATAGCAACGTAATCACTGTCGGCCACACGAGCGACGGAATAGACGGTGGGAAGACACCGACCCAGATAGCGACGACAAGCGCCAGCGAGACAGCAGCGAGTCCGAGATAGTACTCCGCCCACGGTATCGAATCCCCCGGCACAACATCGAGGTACACGTCGAGGCTATCAGCAGTATCGGTCAGCGTCACCGTGCCGTTGTCGTGCGTGATGACTCCTGCGCGTTCAAGCGTCGGGAGATGTGTCTGTTGCATCGACGTGTACACGCGGTGTCGCTCCGTGGACGTGATATCCTGAATACACTTGTCGTTTTCCCACGCAGCGACCTGCTCGGCAAGGTCAGAGAGTTCAGCACGCTCGTTCTCTTGCTTTATTGCGTGCAAAGCGTACCGACGTCGTTGATTGCTTAATATGTCGTATACGTCATCACGCGATAGCTGTCGCTTTTCCGTCCGGCTAACCCCCACCTGTCCCATGTTTCTGTTTAGACTGTACTACTTGATAGATTTTTTGTTCGTATTTGATTCTAAATGGTAAGTAACTGTGTTTTTTACGCTAGACATCCACCGCCAGGGACAGGCGTCTGCCGGCAGCGGGGTATGGTGAGGGAGCCGAACGACAGGTCCAACCCGTTATACTTCAGTGATTGTGATCGTCAGATCTTCAGTTTCCCGGGCACTATCGCCCGTTTCGAGGGTTGCAGAGAGATCAGAAACGGAGCCAGCAGACACATCTTCGCTGTAGGAATTCGTACTACCGCCAATTCCAGTAAGGAGACCGCTGGTAGTATCCAGATCGACGTTGAAATTCGTCCCGTTTCCGTCGTTGTTGACCAGTTTGAAGAACCCACTCGAATAGTCGTACGTGCTGTTTGGCATCAGCCGTTCGTCACTCCCGCCGCTATCAGAGGTGTCGTAGCCAAAGACGACAGACACATCGTTCGCGATGAGGCTTACGTAGTTCGTCGAGAGAGTTGTGCTGTCATCGGGGGTGAGAGAGTCACTGCTTGTCGGGAACAGCGTTGACGGATCTGTGATGAGATTACCATCGGTGTCGCGGAGTGCGACCTCGTCGGCGGATGCGTCAACAAGCACGTCAGTAAACTCGGTTGCAATCTCAGAGCCGTTGCCGTCAGCGCCGACGACGTTGACTTCAACCTCACGCGTTGCGCTGACGGAGCTGAATGCCCCAGAGCCAAACGCCGCCCCAGAGCCGATACCGACTGTCCCAATGAGACCGAGTACGCTTCGACGATTTAGTTTCATATTCGATTTACTCATCGAGAGGTTACCACTTACTATTTTGTTGCATTAACCCGGCTAAAGCACTCATTGAAGCCGCTAACGCTGTTCAGTACTAAGCCACTATGCCGTGAACTACCCTTCAATGAATCGGCGTGGCTTTCTGTTTAGTATTGGTGCAGCCAGTGTGGGGACTGGTGCAGTGTTTGGCTCCGGTGCGTTCACTTCTATCGAAGCAGACCGGAACGTCAATCTGCAAGTCACCGGCGATACCGGGTCAGCACAGGTGGGGTTTAGCCCGGGGACCGGTGCCACAGGCATCATTGGAACAGACTCGAACGAATCGGTTGACATCATCAAGTTTGAACAGACGGACCTCAACGAACGAGCGAAGACCAGCTTCGAGAACGCCTTGGAGGTCGACAACAACAGTGCGTCGAAGGTCACCCTCTACATCGATGATAGCACCACTGGCGTTGGGGACGACCCCACAAACAGTGAGGTTCTGGACTTTCGCGCGGGCAGCGCTGATGCATCGATTGTCGGTTCAGCTCAGGCTATCACGCTCGACCCCGACGGTGGGAGTTCGGACGGGGGCTACAGCGACACCGTGGAGATAGACATCGTCGTCGACCTCCGAGATGACGGTGTTGATGGCAGTACCCTCAGTAGTATCAGCGATGTGACTTTCATCGTCGAGGCGGTCCAGCAGTAAGTGAAACCCGATTCCGACACTGACTGTCGACCAACAGGTCCAGATACAGGCTCACACGAAGACACAACGTAGCCGGGGCAACACAAACACCTATGAATCGTACTCTCGTCGCCGTCATGGCAGCGGTCGTCCTCCTAGCAGGGACCGCTATGGCGACAGGTGCCTTCATTACCGGCGACGAAGTGGCACCCGACCGGAACTCCGGCATCTATCTGACCCCTGCCGACACCACAAACGGGGACCAGTACGCCGAATACGACGAGACAGGGCAGCTACGCATCAGTCTCTCGCCGGTACTCCCAAACGGCCAAACCCGTGTCGACGACCTGTTTGTCGTTGGCTTTGCGGGCTACGAGGGAAATAGTAGTGCTGCTGCCGTCAAGCTGGACAGCGAGCCGGAAACAGTTCGCATATACCGGATGGACACTGGCGCACGGGTCGCCGGTGATACCGTCTCGATACAGCCAGACGAATCAGTGCGCTTTGGGCTGGCAGTGACGCCAGCGGAACGCAACTTCACCGGAACAGTATCCATCACCGTCCCTGTTCCCGAACAGCAGTCAACCGAAGGCGACGAGAGCGCCGGAGGGGGCGGCGGTGGCGGCGGTGTATCACCCGGTGGCGATGGAGGCGGCGGGACGCAGGCCGGGAGCAATCCCGCAACGCCGACGCCAACGCCGGGAGACGATAGCTCGACGAACGGGACCGCAGGCGAGGACGGGAACGAGACTGGAACGCCCGCTGACGGGGGAAGCGATGGCAGCGGTACTGGCGTCGGGACACCGACCGAGACACCCACCGAAAGCGACGGAGAGACCGGAACCGTGGCCGGCGGTGGCGCTGGGCCCGCGCCGTCGAGACCCGAAGACCAACAGCCAGCCGAGCCGAGCGGATTCGCGCCCGACTTCGACCCGGCGTTCGGAATTAACTGGGGCTCGTGGGCGTTCATCGCTGGCCTGCTCGCTGTAGTGACGAACTACCTCGTGCAGACGCGATATCATGATGTCCTCCCGGTACTCCAGACACAACCGAGTGACCGCCGGCACCGGTTCCGCCGCGTCGCTGTCCGCGAAGCGGCAATCGGTTTTGCCGGAATCGTACTCACGGTGCTTGTCGTCTCAGCGGTTTCGAGCGCTGGCTTCGGCCCAGCCCCGCAACTGGTTGCCGCGCTCGCGTTCTCCGCTGCAGCCGGCACGGTGACCGGGTATCGATTGCTCCCAAAGCTCGATGCACCGCCCGAGCCGAACGCCACTGACGGCAGCGCGGAAAAGCAGTAAAACAGCTCACTCAGTCCGACGATTCAGCGTCACTATCTCCAGCAGTGACAGCAGCCCCGGGCTCTGGCGGAGGTTCGTACTGGAACAGTCGGTCGCCTGTGTACACGATGAGAGCAGAATCACTATCGGACTCGATGATACGCTCATCCGTGTCGATTGCAATATCCACGAGACCGACAAGCGAATCGACGGAAGTCGTCCAGATATCGTCGTCGACTGGATCAGCCCGGCCGACGGTTATCCACTCGTCGTACTCCTCGCGGGCAGACCTGTATACGAGCCACCGGCGCTCGGCGTCAGTTAGTGTGAGATAGTCGGTCGTGCGCCCGTAGACGAGGGCAGCAGCACAACCAAGGCCACCAAGGAGAAGTGCTGGGCCACCGAGCGTCCAGAGCGGTCCGTAGCTCTTCTCTACCTGTGTTTCGACAGTTTGCTCACCACTGTTCGTCACCGGGCCGGCGTTTTCGACACGATAACTGTTCTGGCTCGGAATAATCGGGAGGCGGTACGTGCGAACTGTGTCGACCGACTGCCCGTTCCGTGTTCCCGAGAGAGCAACCTGAGAGATCACCGCTATCTCCAGTCGGCCGGATGTCTGGCCGTGCTCCAAATCGATACGCCGAACAGTTTCAGCTGCGCGACTAACATTCAGCGAGAACGGAACGGACATACGCTCGTCCGCAGCCAGCGAGCGCTCAGTGTCTTGTGTCAGTGGGCGTTCTACCTCCCAGTAAACGAGCTCTCCGTTTTGCGTCGATTCGACGGATCGATACTGGACGAATACGTCAGCCGAGGCGGTGACGTCGCTTTCGTTGCTAGCGCTGTACGTGTATGCGAACGCGCCGTCCAGTACGGGAGCGACCTTTCGGAGATATACGGGCTGGTCTTCAAGCACTTCACCCTCAGGAAACGCTGAGGTACCGTTGCGAACTGTCGCATTGTGGGAAAACGACCCAGACGATTGCCACGACGACACCTGTCGCGTGGTTGTGTCCGTTCCCGGAGCAACATGCCCCGTATACGTGAGATATCCCCCAGTCGCAGCGATGGCAACCAGACAAATCAGTACCAGTTCGTAGTTGTCGACGACTGTTCGCCGTGTTTCCCGTCCCAACAACCCCATTGCAACTGTAATACTGGTGCCGACAAATAAGAGTTGATACCAAATCAGCAGCGCATCTGTGACTCTACAACCCTTCATGTAAGCGAACAGAGCTGGTGGATGTGTCTGATCCCACCACAGAATCAGGTCTGATATCTGTAGCCGAGCGCTTATTTAAATAACACGGGTACACGTTTATATCAGCAAAACCACCGACGAGCGGACGAGAAGATCGGTACGACAAGCCGTTTCTGAGCAGATACGGCTATTCGATATTGCCCTCCTTCTTTCATTTCCATTACTCCTGTGGCTCGGATACAGCCTTCCACTAAGCGTCGGTGAATCGCTCGTTTTTAATTATAGAAACCCTACACTGCTCGCAGCGTTTACATCTACGTTCATTCATTTCGAGTTCGGACATCTGATTACGAACGTCGGGTTGTACGTCCTCGTAGTCCCACTACTGTATGTCCTAAGCGTCCTGAGCGGCCGTCAGCAGCAGTTCCGAGTGTTTGCCTTCACGACCTTCGTTGCGTGTCCTCCCGTTCTTTCGTATCTGAATCTCGCGATTGCCAGGTCGTCTGTAACATTCGGTGCCTCGGGAGTCGTCATGGTCTTTGTCGGCTACCTCCCACTGGCACTGAGTGAGTCCCTCGATACGAACTTCGATATCGGTCCAGTCAGCGTGTTCGCGCCAGCTTTATTCTTTGCAAGTTTGGGGTTTATCTCAGTGTTGAGCCTCCAGTCCGTGCTCCTTCAGAACCCGACAGTACTGCTGGGCACCGCCGGTCTGGTTTTAGCGACGGTGCTCAGTACAGTATTGTATGGCCTCTCAGTGTACGATCAGACCGACAATGCACGAACGAAGATTAAATCTGCAATGCGGGCAACCGGGTACACCGACCTGCTCTTACTCACTGTTTTGTTACTTTTCCTTATCCCAATTATCGCGTTCCCCGCTAGCCCACAGGTCGATAGCGGTGTGCTAAATCTGTATGAGCACTTCCTCGGCTACGCTTTGGGGTTCATGACTCCCTACATTGCCAGGACACAGTTACCGGGGCTATTCGTCTTTAGCTAAGACTCACACCTCGGTTGTGTAGCGGTAGCGAGCGTCTCTTGTAAGATCGGTCGTTGTTGGTGGATTTTCTGGGCATCTTCGATTAGCCGCTCCAACAACGGCGGTGGCGAGTAACCGAGGTACTCACCGAGTTCGTGAAGGATGAGCTGGGCGTGCGACCGGAAGGTCGCCGCCCAGCGTTCCGGCGGAAACACGATCTCATCGTCGGCCTGCTCAGTGACCAGATCCAACAACTCACGACTCACCAGCAGTGACAGCAACGCTGCGTACAGTAGAATCTTCACGACATCAGGGTTGTTCGTGTCGAATTCGTCCAGTTCGTACTGCGTCTTCAACTCACGGAACAACGTTTCTACTTCCCATCGACACCGATACAGCGTCGCTAGATCCGCCGGGAGAAACTCCTCTCTCGGTAGATTCGTGATGTATAGGTGGTAGTCGTCGGCGTCCTCGTTGCGGACGCCGACGACGCGAAATCGCTTCGTGTCCAGCGACCGGGTTCCCTCGTACTGGCCACGCTTGAACTCCGCTTCCACCTCTACGTCGATGTACTTCCGCGAGAGATCATCGACCACATCGTGGATCTGTTTGCCCTCCAAGGGAATGGCGCGGCCGCGCCATTCCCGTAATTCCGCCGTTATCACCGGATTTGCGTTCTGCTTCAGCCGACTCACGAAGTAGCCGTCGTTCTCGTCGATCAACGCAAAGCGGCGGTATTTGAAGTACGCTCGATCAAACAGAACCAGTCGTCCTTGCAGCCACGATCCTGTCTTGAATAGCGCGCTGTCGTGCGTTTTCTCATCAGTCACATCGATCCGTTCTATGGTCTGGTCGGTAGCGTTGTGGAGCAGGTGGAGCTTCGCTCCAGCCTGCTCCTCGTGGCGGGCTTGAAACTCATCAGAAAGAAACTCGTGCAACCGCAACACCGTTCCATCAGCGATCATCACGTCCCTGAACCGGTCGATATCAGCATCAACAGCATCAGGGACAGCGACTTCGTCGAGGCCGCGCTCGACGAGGTCGCGGAGATACTCTGCGAGTAACGGTGTCAACCGGTGATAGAAGCCGCCAGAAGAGATCGGTTCGTCAGCTGTAGCGTTGTAGCAGCGTCTAAACCCAGCGAGTGTTCGGCTCTCGCCTGCGGCGAAGCCGAACACGAGCGCCCACACGAGGACAGGAATCTGGAGCTTACCCTCTCGCTCGACCACGCCGAGTTCCTCGGCGTGCTCTTCGAGGAACTCAGAGGGAAACAGTGTAGTGAGCCGACGCATGATTCTCGATGAGGAGGCTCTGTTGGACACAGCTATCGCCTCCTCATTCCTCTCGAAAAGAAGCCTCGATAAGCCGCTGCTGTCACGCGGTTTCTCTCTTAGCTAAAGACGGATGCTACGCGAGTTACAGGCCGAGCGTGACGAGATAGAAGCGCGGATGGATAGCCACATGGGGGCGCTGAACTATGAGTGAGGAAGTCGGACTGGACGAGAGACTGGATGATTCAGAGGACGAACAGGGACAGAAGTGGCGAGAGGTGCGGCTTGAAGATGTATCTCGAAAGCGGTCGGAGAACGTTGACCCGCAGGAAGTGGACTTGGATATGCATGTTGGACTCGAACATATCGACCCCAACACGCCGTACCCGGAGTGGGAACCGGTTGGCGGCCTATCAAGCACTAAACGACGTTTCGAGGCCGGAGATATTCTGTTCGCAAAACTCCGGCCCAACCTTGAGAAATCCGCACAGCCCGATTTCGAGGGCGTTGCTTCGACTGACATATTCCCAATCGTCGCGGAAGAGGGTATCAACGCAAAGTACCTGCTGTACCGATTGAGTTCAAAACCAGCCTACGATTACGCCCGACGTACCTCGGCTGGTACCCGTATGCCACGTACCTCATGGAACCTCTTCAGTAACTTTGAGTTTGACCTTTCACCGCTTGAGGAACAACGCCGAATCGCCACCGTCCTTCACAACGTTGACCAAGCGATTCAGAAGACCAAGGGAATCATCGAACAAACAAAATCGGTGAGGGATGGACTAAGACAAAACGTGTTCTCTCAGGGTATCCGGCCTGATGGTAGATTCCGAAATTTAGATGGAAGCGAATTAAAAGAAACTCGGATTGGAAAAATCCCACCGAGTTGGCGTTTCCTCCGGCTTGATGAGGTTTGTTCAGATGTAGTTGATTGCTTAAATACCACGCCAGAATATTCCGATGATGGGATACGAGTGATTCTAACCTCAGAAATTGAGGAAGGGAGATACAATCCCGAAGAGTCGCCCTATGTCTCAGAGGAAGTGTATGAAGACCGGATTAGACGAATTGAGCCAAAACCGGACGACGTAGTTTTCACGCGTGAAGCACCAATCGGGGAAGCGTTCAAAATCCCTGAGGGAGAACGCTTGTGTCTCGGTCAACGTACAATGCAACTCCGTCCGGAAGCCGGAGTATTAAATTCGCACTATCTGTTAGAACTATTATACTCCGAGAAAATGCAGAGTTGGTATCGAAGAGTAGCAGTTGGTTCCACTACCAAACATATGCGTGTGGAAGATGTTGAGGGAATGAAAATCCCTGTTCCACCCATTGACGAGCAAGAGCAAATTGCCGCCTTGTTGGGTAGCTATCGTGAATATGTGGAAGCAAATATGGAACATTCTGCTCAACTCAAGCGATTGAAAGAAGGCCTCATGCAAGACCTGCTGTCGGGAACAGTCAGAACGGCCGACACGAATATCGAGGTACCGGAGGAAATCGCACAGCATGGCTGACCACCCATCCGAAGAGGGCGTAGAACACTCGCTTCTGTCGTGGCTCGATACCGTCGGGTGGGATACCTACGGAGAGGACGGCGACCGTGGGGCGAGCGCCCTCGACGCCGCGTATGACCGGCAGAGCCACGAAGTCGTCTACTGGGACCTGCTGGCCGAACAAGTCGTCGCGCTGAACAAGGACGTGACCGAGGAAAACGTCGAGAAATTCATCTCGTCCTTGAAACGTGACCTTGATTCCGAGAACCTGATGGACGGCAACCGCGCGTTCCACCAGTTGCTCACCAAAGGGAAGACCTTCACCGTCCGGCGCGACGACGGCGTGACGAAGACCGTCTACGTAGACCTGATTGACTACGAGAACCCCGAGAACAATGCCTTCCACGCCGTGAATCAGTTCTCGGTGTCGCGGGAGACGACCATCCGTCCGGACGTGAACCTGTTCGTCAACGGGATTCCGCTCGTGACGATGGAACTGAAGAGCCGGGCGCAGGACAACGACTGGCACGACGCCGTGAGCGACCTTCTGGCCTACGAAGACGACGTACCTCGACTGTTCGTCCCCGGCCTGTTCAACGTCGCCGCCGACACGATGGAACTCCGATACGGTGCGGTCGGCGCACCGCGCGAGTTCTACGAGCCGTGGAACGACGCCCCGGAGAAGTTCGAGGACGACAACGAAATGCGCCAAGCCGTGAAGGCGCTGTGCAATCCCGGCTCCCTTCTGGACCTGCTGAGGAACTTCGTCTTCTACGAGCGCCGCGCTGGCGGGGACGCGAAAATCGTCCCCCGGTACATGCAGTACTACGCCGTGAACGCGATTCTCGACCGCGTG encodes:
- a CDS encoding signal peptidase I yields the protein MLRQSVEDAFTLLAVLVVLSLVIGQLLGQPILLGYVTSGSMSPTLNTGDAFVAVPAPVAGEVEPGDVIVFEAVELQGGGLTTHRVVAETEEGYITKGDNNPFRDQSGGEPVVTDDRVVATALQVNGQVVRLPGLGTAISSARTAAESGLVLVGGASNSDLTSGQGLSGLFISVGLGLFLLVFVDSVRASEERTRDRTRSRDGDAINGWTIILALAVLILVPANAAMIAPSGTHSVTIDSTSEDVTPGEPVESEFTAENGGLVTMLIVLESADPDAAMDRNRLVVQRGGSATATLSVTAPPPGEQATVTVEEHRYFLLAPPGVIAGLHRIHPLVAIGAFNFLVLGSLAAAVGATFGFGTARKRSRNRSVPLKRQIRRLLGRE
- a CDS encoding LamG domain-containing protein, translating into MSKKWTRRSALAFIASGAGLLAADTAGVTTIDAKRSSNLGTASDSDALLGVDIGSVSGVDGQQVTLATLTNNFDQQLTSISVSSGSAPPFEAIQTPNRLLPGESGDVTATLSCDSEGTTTAALDITATGPDKRVELSRPLSVECRDPRVSWWHFEDVSSTDIPDAWAAGNDGEREFRPGGGSDLFFEPDVATSQQGRGEVLNFDGDDVVTVPDDETLDLTDDFSLSAWVFPRTQGGLTRLFSKWNSRGDDSYQFGFGGGWQGSDDRELLIETTDEYKLTGVSLTENQWVHVVWTHGSQDKVYVNGTQKGPTFSLPDAQASTQPLRLGSGLNPGGNAIYGFNGGMDEPKIYDAALTADQVSNLYSSSTAGAGGGGGNITG
- a CDS encoding DUF7344 domain-containing protein, encoding MGQVGVSRTEKRQLSRDDVYDILSNQRRRYALHAIKQENERAELSDLAEQVAAWENDKCIQDITSTERHRVYTSMQQTHLPTLERAGVITHDNGTVTLTDTADSLDVYLDVVPGDSIPWAEYYLGLAAVSLALVVAIWVGVFPPSIPSLVWPTVITLLFLVSAAYHVKETRRLQLGAADKPPELLE
- a CDS encoding DUF5305 family protein, with the translated sequence MGLLGRETRRTVVDNYELVLICLVAIAATGGYLTYTGHVAPGTDTTTRQVSSWQSSGSFSHNATVRNGTSAFPEGEVLEDQPVYLRKVAPVLDGAFAYTYSASNESDVTASADVFVQYRSVESTQNGELVYWEVERPLTQDTERSLAADERMSVPFSLNVSRAAETVRRIDLEHGQTSGRLEIAVISQVALSGTRNGQSVDTVRTYRLPIIPSQNSYRVENAGPVTNSGEQTVETQVEKSYGPLWTLGGPALLLGGLGCAAALVYGRTTDYLTLTDAERRWLVYRSAREEYDEWITVGRADPVDDDIWTTSVDSLVGLVDIAIDTDERIIESDSDSALIVYTGDRLFQYEPPPEPGAAVTAGDSDAESSD
- a CDS encoding IS4-like element ISHma1 family transposase, translated to MRRLTTLFPSEFLEEHAEELGVVEREGKLQIPVLVWALVFGFAAGESRTLAGFRRCYNATADEPISSGGFYHRLTPLLAEYLRDLVERGLDEVAVPDAVDADIDRFRDVMIADGTVLRLHEFLSDEFQARHEEQAGAKLHLLHNATDQTIERIDVTDEKTHDSALFKTGSWLQGRLVLFDRAYFKYRRFALIDENDGYFVSRLKQNANPVITAELREWRGRAIPLEGKQIHDVVDDLSRKYIDVEVEAEFKRGQYEGTRSLDTKRFRVVGVRNEDADDYHLYITNLPREEFLPADLATLYRCRWEVETLFRELKTQYELDEFDTNNPDVVKILLYAALLSLLVSRELLDLVTEQADDEIVFPPERWAATFRSHAQLILHELGEYLGYSPPPLLERLIEDAQKIHQQRPILQETLATATQPRCES
- a CDS encoding restriction endonuclease subunit S, whose amino-acid sequence is MSEEVGLDERLDDSEDEQGQKWREVRLEDVSRKRSENVDPQEVDLDMHVGLEHIDPNTPYPEWEPVGGLSSTKRRFEAGDILFAKLRPNLEKSAQPDFEGVASTDIFPIVAEEGINAKYLLYRLSSKPAYDYARRTSAGTRMPRTSWNLFSNFEFDLSPLEEQRRIATVLHNVDQAIQKTKGIIEQTKSVRDGLRQNVFSQGIRPDGRFRNLDGSELKETRIGKIPPSWRFLRLDEVCSDVVDCLNTTPEYSDDGIRVILTSEIEEGRYNPEESPYVSEEVYEDRIRRIEPKPDDVVFTREAPIGEAFKIPEGERLCLGQRTMQLRPEAGVLNSHYLLELLYSEKMQSWYRRVAVGSTTKHMRVEDVEGMKIPVPPIDEQEQIAALLGSYREYVEANMEHSAQLKRLKEGLMQDLLSGTVRTADTNIEVPEEIAQHG